The window TCTCACAACGACGGCGTGATCTCCGAAGCAAACAACCTCTTCGGAGTGTCAATGAATGAACATGGAATGACTGATGTGATTAGTTTGAAGGTTTGAGTACTTGTACCAACTCATCAGCAGTTTTCTTCCAAGAATACTCCTTGGATGTCTTTCTAGCAGCTCGTCCTAATCTCGCTCTTAGCGCGGGTGAGGCAATTAATTCTTGTAACAAACTTTTCAAATAGTCCACATCTCCTGGGGGGAATAACATGCCATTTTTCCTATCTTTAAGATAAACGTTAATGTGTCCCATTGGCGTCACTACAACAGGCAGTTGCGAAGCCATCGCTTCAAGAGTTGTAAGAGAGGTTGTCTCAGTATGAGATGGAAGAACATAAATATCCATTGCTTGAAAATATTTTTGAGGGTTATTTACTTGGGGGATGTTTGTTATTCCACGCATGTCTTGCCAAGAAACTTCACCACCAACAATGAGTAGATGAATTGTTTTATCCTCCTCGTAAAGCTGTCGAAACGCTTTGTAGAGCGTGTCAAGATCTTTTTCTCTTGTTGTGCGCCCTACATATCCGATAACAGTGTAGTCCTCAAGACCTAATTCTTTTTTCGCATTTTTTCTAGGACGAAACGTGCGATTATCAACACCTAAGGGGATCACAACATGTTTTTTTCCTATTCCCTTTTGTTGAATTGCGCGCAATGTTTCATTTGACGGACAAATAAGTAAATCTGATTTGTTGTAAATGCGAGGAATAATTTTTTTAAGGATCCATGCGGCAATTCGCTGAGCTACAGGAAGGTTCTTTGAGAAGAGCGCCCATTCAATACTGTGGATAAAACTTACAACATATTTCTTCTTTTTTCGAGCATACTTAATTGCGTAGTAGCCAATAGGCCCAATCGTTTGTGTAAAGACGACATCTGCGTTATCAATGAGATTTTGAAGAGTTTTTTTGTCAACCTGTGCAGGAGCGTATCCTGCTACACTTACTTTACGCAGAGGAAACAAAACAATACGGGCAGGGTACGTTGGGGGGCGTCCATAGTCTGGACATGCGATAGTAATGTCGAAGTGTTTGCTAAGGTGGGGGATGATCTCATCAAGAAAACGTGCAATACCGTCCCAACGTGGGAGAAAACTATCTGTTGCAATGAGCAGTTTAGGCTTTGTCATCGTACTTTGTAGAACACCTCTGCGAATCTGCAGCTGTTACGCAACCCGTTGCGAATTGCACGGTAAATAGTTGCAGGAATGAGCTGCACTAAGGCTATCCATTGACTATCAAATCGTTTGATTGCTGCAAGCTTTTTCCAGAAGTATGGCGTGATATCAACAACCATACGAACGCCTTGTTTCTTAAAGCTTAAAGGGTTCCAAATATCATAGGAGTAGATGTCTCCTTGGTAGTTTATCTCGTCTGCAACGTCGAGAGTGATTTTGTAGAGTGCCCTGTGGTCGGGATGGGGGTCGTCGATACTGTGAATAAAGATTTTTTCTGGTTTGAGTTTGAGTATTGCATTTTTGATTGCATCATGAAGCAAGCGGGGGTTTTCATCACGTAGAAACTTACCTTCTTTTGCACCAACAATGCCAAGATGTTCAATATTCATGAACTTACTCACACGTTTTGCTTCTTTTTCTCTTTGCTTTGCTATAATTTCTGGTTTGATGTGGGGGTGGGATTTCTCCCCAAATGATGCAATGAGACTAGCCACGTGATAGCCTTCATCAAGGTATTTGAGTAGCGTCCCACCAGCACCAATGGCAAAATCATCGTTGTGCGCGCCGATAACGAGAATGGAGGGTTTTTTCTTCTTGTTCTTATGCATATTCTTGGTGTATTTGACGTGTTTAAAAAATCTGGTACGGTAAAGAAAAGAATGCAGCGGCCGGGACATTCGAGACGTTGTGTCTTTTCGAACCCGGATCACAGGCTTGGAAGGCCCGGATACTAGCCATTATACTACCGCTGCGAGTAGTGTGAAGGGACAGATATCTCTTTTTAAAGCTTGTGCTACTTGCAGAGGGATGCTGCGGAGGATGATTGGCGAAGGGTGTTTTGGAAACGAGTGGTTTGAACAAAGTATTTGTTGTACAACTATCTCTACGCACTAAATTCGCACATCCTAGGCACTTCTTTTATAAATAGTGTTGATTATGCTCTATGCACTACTCTCTGCTCAAACAGGGGGTGCGTGCCTAACGCACCTAAAAAGAGTTGGAGTTGAATCATTACCCTACTCACAACTCTTTAAGTATTTGAGGCGGGCAGGATGAGAATCATATGAAAAAAGTATTCGTTTTGAAAAAGAAAAGAGGTACTATGTTTGATGAGTAACAATCCGCACAGGAGGAAAAGAGCATTTCTTGATGAGCTTGTTCAATATCTCATTCCACCATCTCTTATTGTTTTGCTCACTGTTACGTTGTGGGATTTGTTTTACGGCTTTGGACGTTTCGAGACCTTCATAGATATTTTTGATCTCTATGTGATCATCATTTTCTCAATAGATCTGTGGTATCGATATAAAGAAGTACAGAACCTCCACGAGTGGGTGCATAGAAATTATCTAGATATTATTGCAACTATTCCCTATAATTTTCTTTTTGCAGGTATTGCGTGGATGCCCCTTCTTCAAGGCGTAAAGGGGTTGCGTTTTTTAAGATTTGCACGTCTTACAAGGTTGTTAAGATTTGCAGGAAGACTTCCTCGATTTCTTCGTTTACGAGGAAGCATCAAAAAGTCTTCAAGAATTCGCAAGAAACAACCTCATGAAAAACATTTCAAAGGGGTGCTCTCTTTCAAGGTTATTCTACTCATCACTATTAATTCTATTATGGGAACGGGTATTTATTTTCTTATCGCAGCAGGTGCAAAACATGCAGGTCCTGCAAGTCTACTATCCTGGGCAATCCTTTCAATCATTTCATTGTATATTGCTGCGTGTTTTTCAGAACTTGTAAGCATGTTTCCCAAAGCAGGTGGGGTGTATGAGTATGCAAAGCAGGCATATGGTAGGTTTTGGTCATTTCTTATTGGTTGGTCCACAGCAATTGCAGGGGCAGTTACCATAGCCATGTTAATATTAGGCGCATTGCAATATATTGCGCCACAACACCCTCAGCTATACATTTTTGCAGCATCTCTTTTCATTCTTCTTTTTAGCGCCGTTGCGTACAGGGGTATGAAAACATCTGTTGTTGTGCTTATTCTCTTCGCGTTGATCACTTTGCTTAGCGTTCTTTCCTTAATTATTCCTGGGTTGTTCTCGTTAAGACTAGAAAACTTCACTCCGTTCTTTGTCTTTCCCAGTTTCACCATTCTCCTCACCATTTTTTTCATTGCTGAAACGTTTTTTGGTTGGGAGTCTGCGGTGTTCCTCGCAGCGGAAACAAAAAATCCGCGTAAAGTTATGCCAAGAGCCTTGATCATAGGAACGTTAGTAATTGCTGTGCTTTCTCTTTCTTTGGCAGTGGTGGGAATGGGTCTTATCGAGTGGAGTGTTTTTGGACAAAGCAATGCACCTCTTTCAGATATTGCACACGTCCTCTTTGGCGACGTGGGAAAAGTCATATTCACTCTGCTTGTTTTCATTTCTATTTTGGGAGCAGTTGCGTCCTGGATTGTAACTGCGCCACGTCTTCTTATGGCGCTTGCAGAAGATAAATTGTTCTTCGTTCAATTCGCTAAAATCCATCCAGTCTATAAATCACCTTACGTGTCAATCATCTTTGAATTTTTTATTTTGATCCTACTCGTTATAATCGGATCAGGGTCATACGAGACGCTTTTGCACATGCTCATTCCTCTAATCATATTCATTTATTCTTCTGTGTTACTTGCTGTTTTAGTTCTTCGCTTCAAAAGACCAGATATTCCCCGAACGTTTAGGGTGCCCTTCGGAAAGATCGGACCCCTGCTCACCATTTTGTTTATGTTTGGTTTGTTAGTGGGTTTTGTTCTGTACACGCATTCAGCCTGGGAGATTCTCAAGATATCTCTTTCACTTATCCTCTTTGGAATTCCCGCATATTTCTTTATTGAATTATTCTATACCAAAAAGTACACGATTCTTAGAAGACGTGCGATGTTCAAACTACAACATGCGCTACATAAAACAATCAAGCCTCTTCGTTTGTATGCTCAGATGGTGCGCATGGTTGGTGGTGTGAAGGGAACGGTGATTGATTTTAACACGCCACATGCAGGAATGACTCGGTTTCTTAAACGAAAAAAGATGAACGTTAGCAAAATAATTGTTCTTAACCTTGTAAAAGAAGAGGTTGAAGAGTTACGTAAAGAAGGGTTTGAGGGGGTTGAAAT of the Candidatus Woesearchaeota archaeon genome contains:
- a CDS encoding glycosyltransferase family 1 protein, translating into MTKPKLLIATDSFLPRWDGIARFLDEIIPHLSKHFDITIACPDYGRPPTYPARIVLFPLRKVSVAGYAPAQVDKKTLQNLIDNADVVFTQTIGPIGYYAIKYARKKKKYVVSFIHSIEWALFSKNLPVAQRIAAWILKKIIPRIYNKSDLLICPSNETLRAIQQKGIGKKHVVIPLGVDNRTFRPRKNAKKELGLEDYTVIGYVGRTTREKDLDTLYKAFRQLYEEDKTIHLLIVGGEVSWQDMRGITNIPQVNNPQKYFQAMDIYVLPSHTETTSLTTLEAMASQLPVVVTPMGHINVYLKDRKNGMLFPPGDVDYLKSLLQELIASPALRARLGRAARKTSKEYSWKKTADELVQVLKPSN
- a CDS encoding APC family permease, with translation MSNNPHRRKRAFLDELVQYLIPPSLIVLLTVTLWDLFYGFGRFETFIDIFDLYVIIIFSIDLWYRYKEVQNLHEWVHRNYLDIIATIPYNFLFAGIAWMPLLQGVKGLRFLRFARLTRLLRFAGRLPRFLRLRGSIKKSSRIRKKQPHEKHFKGVLSFKVILLITINSIMGTGIYFLIAAGAKHAGPASLLSWAILSIISLYIAACFSELVSMFPKAGGVYEYAKQAYGRFWSFLIGWSTAIAGAVTIAMLILGALQYIAPQHPQLYIFAASLFILLFSAVAYRGMKTSVVVLILFALITLLSVLSLIIPGLFSLRLENFTPFFVFPSFTILLTIFFIAETFFGWESAVFLAAETKNPRKVMPRALIIGTLVIAVLSLSLAVVGMGLIEWSVFGQSNAPLSDIAHVLFGDVGKVIFTLLVFISILGAVASWIVTAPRLLMALAEDKLFFVQFAKIHPVYKSPYVSIIFEFFILILLVIIGSGSYETLLHMLIPLIIFIYSSVLLAVLVLRFKRPDIPRTFRVPFGKIGPLLTILFMFGLLVGFVLYTHSAWEILKISLSLILFGIPAYFFIELFYTKKYTILRRRAMFKLQHALHKTIKPLRLYAQMVRMVGGVKGTVIDFNTPHAGMTRFLKRKKMNVSKIIVLNLVKEEVEELRKEGFEGVEIHKIRSYTLPSVRADAFFSVNDLGQVKDVEHFVKQVSRVLKKRGVFCFAVRNSLVNVHPNAILLGDKKAILRIFKENSLDAKYLRKKKGLGEVLFIYGVKR